AGCCGGCCTCCACGCATGTGCGCGGGGTGGCCCGGCGGCCAATGCCGAGGCAAGCATCCATCGGCCCTGAAAACGAATTACCGGGCGAGAAGAAGAAGGCATACACCGTCATCTCGCGGCTGCTGTGCAGCGCCACCACTTCCTTGGCGGAAATACCGGCAAACCGCGCCACCGCTTCCAGATCCGGCCCAAACTCTCCGCCATAGCAGGCCGGGATCTCAATCTGTCGCGCAGTCATTTGCATCGTCGTCAATTCCTCCCGGAGTAGCCCACGCAGCAGCGTCATAAGTTGCGCAGAAGGCAAACCCTGCGCACCGTCAAACACCTCCGGCCGGTACTGCACAGCCACTGTAGTGAAGGCCGGCACCACCTCTTCCACGCCGGGCAGTGCCGCAGCCGCCACCCGCGCCGTAATGGCGTGAACCCATGCGATGACCTCTTCATCGAGCCGCTCGCCGATGCGGATCAGCACGCAACGCTCACCCACCGGCTCCAGCACACAGTCTTCGGCACTGAATGTATTCATGACCGCTCCTCAGTCCCGCACCAGCGCGGTACAAGCCTCGACGATGAGTTCGCAGGCACGTTCGAGCCGATCATCGGCCAGCGCATAACTCACGCGTAAATACGGCGCCAGCCCGAAGGCCGTACCCGGCACCACGGCCACGCCAACGCGCTCAAGCAAATAACGCGTCATATCTTCATCATTAGCGATAATCTCGCCGGCCGGCGTTTTCATACCAATGGCGCCGGCGCAATTCACATACAGGTAGAAGGCCCCTTGCGGTGCTTCCGGCACACGCAGCACCGGGGCCGCCCGCCGCAGGATGCGCAGAGCCAGATCGCGGCGCACGCGCAAGCGCGCACGCCAGTCATCAAGAAAATCCTGCGGGCCATCCAGCGCGGCCTGCGCCGCCACCTGGCTAATCGAAGAGGGATTGCTGGTGCTCTGCGACTGCAGTAGCGCCATCGCCTTGATTAGCCATTCGGGTCCGCCCGCGTAACCCAGGCGCCAACCCGTCATCGCATAAGTCTTGGAGACGCCGTTAATCGTCAGCGTACGATCGCGCATATCTGGCGCGGCCTGCGCAAAGGAGACGAACTCGCCCTCGAATACGATCTCCTCATAAATATCGTCGGCCATCACCATCATCGCCGGATGCCGGCACACCACATCAGCCAGGGCGCGCAGCTCGTCGGCGGTATACAGTGCCCCTGAGGGATTGCATGGCGCATTCAGGATCAGCCAGCGCGAAGAGGGCGTCACGGCAGCGGCCAGCAACGAAGGCGTGAGCTTGAATTGAGTCGCCTCTTCCGGCGTCACCTGCACCGGCACGCCGCCGGCGATCTTCACCATCTCGGAGTACGACACCCAGTACGGCGCCACCACGATTACTTCATCGCCGGGATTGAGCGTGGCGAGCAACGCATTGAAGAGGATCTGTTTGGCACCGGTAGCCGCGATGATTTCCGCCGGCTTGTATCCCAGCGCATTGTCGCGGGTGAATTTGCGCGCAATCGCCGCCTTCAGCGAAGGCGTACCACCCACATTCGTATAGCGTGTGTGGCCTTCGTTCATGCCGCGGATCGCCGCATGCTGGATGTGCGCCGGGGTATCGAAATCCAACTCGCCGACACTCAGGCTGATGATCGTCCGGCCCTCGGCCGCCAGTCGGCGGGCCACCTCGGTGATCGCCACCGTGGCCGAGGGACTCGCATTCTTGACGCGGTCAGACAGGATCGCACAAAATTTTTTCTCTGCTCTGGACACGGCTCGTTGCTCTTGAAATGAACTATCGAAAAGTGATATCCAAACTGGACACCAGTGGTATACCACTTGTAAGCAACTTGCATGCCAGATTGAGATGAGGTAATCTTTGCCCATCAACATCAAAAGAACAGATCATGGAACACAAGGAAATTCCCGAGGAAGTAGACGTCGACGCAGGCGAGAATAACGCCACGAAGGGCTTGGGCAACCAGGTCTACGACGAGCTAGTGGCCCTGATCCTGTCGCGCAAACTGCGCCAGGGCGAACAAATCCAGGAACGCGCGCTGGCACTGCGCCTGAACGTTTCTCGCACGCCGCTGCGCGAGGCCATGCACCGCCTCGAAGGCGAACGCGTGCTTGAGCGCAACTCCAGCAACCGCCTGTTTGTGCGGCTGGTTTCCATCCAGGAAATCATGGAGATCCTGCACGTACGCCGGATGCTCGAAGCCGATGCAGCCACCCGCGCCACCGGACACATTCCGCAAACGCGTCTGCTTGCCCTGCGCGAGCGCATCGAAGCCCTCACCGCCGCGGCCGACCCCACTCCCGCAGACTTCTACGAGGTGGATACCTCGCTGCACGAGCTCATCCTCGAATATTGCGAAAACACCCTGCTCGCCAGCATCATCGCGGATCTGCGCCTGAAAACCCGCATGTTCTCCCCCAAACATCTGGAAAAGGCGCGCGGCCCTGCCGTCTGCGAGGAGCATCTGGCTATCGTCGACGCCCTTATCCGGAGCGACTCAGCCGCCGCGGCAGCGGAAACTATTCGTCACATCAATAACATACGGCAGTCCATCATCGACAAGCTGTCTGCCGTGTAAACCAGATCGGCGTCCCCCGCCCCGGGCCGCCGCCGCACTCACCGATACAGTCTCCGGACAAAAAACTGCCTTTTTCCACCCGCCGCCCATCGTGGAAAACCACCTCTATGCGCCAGCTTGGTTCAGGGGTGTCATATCGTGGTGCATCTTTTGCACCCGGAGGAGGAAATACCCGCCTCAGACAATGTGACTTTTTATCCCTCTAGACGATAAACCGGAGCAAGCCCAGCTTGGTTTTTTCCCGATCCGGTATGCTCTACGCTGTCTTTCGACGTAAAACGCCGTAGCTCAAGGTCGGTGAGGGGCACTGTGTATAGATCCGAAGAAGAATTGATATCCGATACACATCACCATGCACATTAATGTATAGATTTGGGTAGAACGTAGTAGACGTTGAGATAATCAGGATTTGAGGAACGGCTTGTAATTACTGGGTTTAGTTGACTTTACTAGACTTGGGGATAAGTGTGTTTGGAGCGAGTGAAGGGAATCGAACCCTCGTATAGAGCTTGGGAAGCTCTCGTTCTACCATTGAACTACACTCGCGGGGAAAGCGCGCTTGGCATTATAGCGCTATCCTGTTGCCGGGCAAGCAAAAATCCTGACAAGACGTTCAGCTTTTAACCAATCGCAGAGACACGGACTTAAAAAGCGTCTTTGGGTTTATTGCCGCTATATCGGCGTTATCGCCCGTACCCGGCGAAAGCGGCAGGCATATAGGATCTTCTTTACGCAAAATCCGCGTTAGGCTGCGCGCTAGTCCCTTTTTTATTATCCTTGGATAGTTGAAAAACGGATGAGAAAACAGGTAATTGTAACTGACTGGATTTTCTTACTTTATTTTATGGCAGGATGAAATGAAAAAACGCTTAATCGGTATCGTCGGGCTGGTGTTGCTCACCAGCGCTTTTTCGGCAGCAGCCAGCAATTGTATTGAAACGCGAGCCGGCATTGATATGGGCTCGGGCAGCACCAAGATCCAGGTGGCTCAGGTGGATATTTGCCGGCAGATTCTGGGAAAAATGTTGTATGAAGATCAACGGCCGATTGCCTTTAACGCCGATCTGTCCAAATCTGCCGATAACCAACTCAGCACAGCGATCCAGCAACAAGGGCTTGCGGCGCTGAATGAGCTGGTGACGAAGGCAAGGACGTTCCATCCACAGCGCATCAGCGGCGTGGCGACGGCGGTATTCCGTTCTGCCGCCAACGGCCAACAGGTCATTGATTACTTTAACCAGCAAGCGAATATAACGCTTAAAATCATTTCGCAGCAACAGGAAGCCGAACTGGGTTTTCTGTCGGCGAAAGCGGCGCTGCGTGATGAGTCCCTCAACAATAACGACCTGTTGGTTTGGGATATTGGCGGCGGTTCAATGCAAATGACCGCCTTACGTCAGCAAAACGGACAAACGGTTACCGATACCTATCAGGGTAAACTGGCTTCGGTCACGCTAAAAGATTTCATCACCGGCGTACTGCAAAATAAAGATTACACCGCAGACAGCACGCCCAATCCCATCGGCTCGCTGCGCAACACCGTACTGCGCTACGTGAGTTTTTATGCGCGTACCCATGTTAGCCCGCAGATCAAAGAAGATGTGAAAACCCGCCGCGTAATTGGTATTGGCGGCGTGCATGGTTTTTCCATCAAGGCGCAGATAAAACCGGCGGCCAACACCTATACGCTGGCCGAGCTGGATCGCATATCAAAAAATCAGGTCTGGAAAGGAGATTCGGAACTGGTCGGGGATTACCGCAATACCGACGTCAGCAACCTGTTGCTGGTGGAAGGATTCATGCAGGCGCTGGGGATCTCTCAGGTGACTATCGTCAAGGCCAATCTCATCCAGGGCATATTGCTGCAATAATCAGGCGGATTCATTCACCGCTCTGCAATTTACTGACTAAAACGGCGCCGTCATTCGGCGCCGTTTTTTACTACATCAGTTCGCCGTCGGCGAGATTATTTCTGCGGGCGCATCGCCGGGAACAGAATAACGTCGCGGATGGTATGGCTGTTGGTAAACAGCATAATCATACGGTCGATACCGATGCCCAGACCGGCGGTTGGCGGTAAACCGTGTTCCAGCGCGGTCACGTAGTCTTCATCGTAGAACATCGCTTCATCATCGCCCGCGTCTTTGGCGCTCACCTGCTGCGCGAAACGCTCGGCCTGATCTTCCGCGTCATTCAGCTCGGAGAAGCCGTTGCCGATTTCACGGCCGCCGATGAAGAATTCAAAGCGATCGGTGATTTCCGGATTCAGATCGTTGCGGCGCGCCAGCGGCGAGACTTCCGCCGGGTATTCGGTAATGAAGGTCGGCTGAATCAGATTGCTTTCCGCCGTTTCTTCAAAGATCTCGGTAACGATGCGGCCCAGGCCCCAGCTTTTCTCGATCTTGATGCCCAGAGACTGCGCAATGGCGGTGGCTTTATCCAGATCGTCCAAATCGGCGACGTCGGTTTCCGGACGATATTTGCAGATCGCTTCGCGCATGGTCAGCTTCTCAAACGGCTTGCCGAAGTCGAAAGTCTGATCGCCATATTCGATCGTCGTGGTGCCCAATACATCCTGAGTCAGCGTACGGAACAGGTTTTCCGTCAGTACAATCAGGTCTTTATAATCGGCATACGCCATATAAAGTTCCATCATGGTGAATTCGGGGTTATGACGCGGGGAGATGCCCTCATTGCGGAAGTTGCGGTTAATTTCGAATACGCGTTCGAAGCCGCCCACCACCAGACGTTTCAGATACAGTTCCGGTGCGATACGCAGATACATATCGATATCCAGCGCATTGTGATGGGTGACGAACGGACGCGCCGCCGCGCCGCCGGGGATCACCTGCATCATCGGCGTTTCCACTTCCATAAAACCGTGATCGACCATAAAGCGGCGGATCGCCGCCATCACCTGGGAACGGATACGGAAAGTATGGCGGGATTCCTCATTGGCGATCAGGTCCAGATAGCGCTGACGATAGCGGGTTTCCTGATCGGCCAGGCCGTGGAATTTATCCGGCAGCGGACGCAGCGCCTTGGTCAACAAACGCAGTTCGGTACAGTGTACGGAAAGCTCGCCGGTTTTGGTTTTGAATAGCTTGCCGCGCGCGCCGAGAATGTCGCCCAAATCCCACTTTTTGAACTGCTCGTTGTAAATGCCTTCCGCCAAATCATCGCGGGATACGTACAGTTGAATGCGTCCGCCAACGTCCTGCAACGTGACGAAAGAGGCTTTACCCATGATACGGCGCGTCATCATGCGGCCGGCGACGGTGACTTCGATATCCAGCGCTTCCAGCTCTTCATTCTCTTTGCCGTCGTATTCGGCATGCAGAACATCGGACGTACTGTTACGGCGGAAATCATTCGGAAACGCGATGCCATGTTCACGCAGCGCAGCCAGCTTCTCACGACGCGATTTCAGTTCGTTATTAAGTTCCTGCGCCTGATCGGCACCCTGTGATTGTGATTCAGCCATGAGAATTCCTTATAACCCCGCTTTTAAACTTGCTTCAATAAATTTATCCAGATCGCCATCCAGCACCGACTGGGTATTGCGCGTTTCGACTCCGGTACGTAAATCTTTGATGCGTGAATCATCCAGTACGTAGGAGCGAATCTGGCTTCCCCAGCCGATATCCGACTTGGTGTCTTCCATCGCCTGTTTCTCAGCATTTTTCTTTTGCATCTCAAACTCGTACAGCTTGGCTTTCAACTGTTTCATCGCCTGATCTTTGTTTTTATGCTGAGAACGGTCATTCTGACACTGCGTCACAATGTTGGTCGGAATGTGGGTGATACGCACCGCCGATTCCGTACGGTTAACGTGCTGACCGCCGGCGCCGGAGGCGCGGTAAACATCAATACGCAGGTCGGCGGGATTGATTTCGATATCAATGTCGTCATCCACTTCGGGATAGACGAAAGCGGAGCTGAATGAGGTGTGACGGCGGCCGCCCGAGTCAAACGGACTTTTACGCACCAGGCGATGAACGCCGGTTTCGGTACGCAGCCAGCCAAACGCGTAGTCGCCCATGATTTTGATGGTGGCGGATTTGATGCCGGCGACTTCGCCGTCGGATTCTTCAATCACTTCGGTTTTAAAGCCTTTGGCTTCCGCCCAGCGCAGGTACATACGCAACAGCATGCTGGCCCAGTCCTGCGCTTCCGTACCGCCGGACCCCGCCTGGATATCAAGATAACAGTCAGCGCTATCGTATTCGCCGGAGAACATGCGGCGAAATTCAAGCAGCTCAAGTTTCTTTTCCAGCGTGTCCAGTTCGGCGCTGGTTTCATTAAAGGTGTCTTCGTCGTCTTCTTCCACCGCCAGCTCAAGCAGGCCGGCGACATCTTCCAGTCCTTGCGTCATTTGATCGATGGTATCGACGATGGCTTCCAGCGAGGAACGTTCTTTACCCAGCGTCTGCGCCCGCTCCGGATCGTTCCAGACATCGGGCTGCTCCAGCTCGGCGTTTACTTCTTCGAGGCGTTCTTTCTTGGCATCATAGTCAAAGATACCCCCTAAGGACGGCCGTACGTTCAGACAGGTCCTGAATGCGGTTTTTTACCGGATTGATTTCAAACATGATTTTTATGATCTTACGTTAAGTCGTAGATGATGGAATAGATTCAAACCGCCTATTCTAACGGATTAAGCGCCGGGTTTATATACCCCGCATCCATTCCCCTATAGCGGCCATAAATGCTGGATCAGGAGTTGCACCGAACGCCTGCCGCGATACTCATTCACATCCAGCTTGTACGCCAGCTCCGCCTCCCGCACGCTGCTGTCGGGCCACAGCAGCGTATCCACATTAAACGCGATGCCATCCAGCAGCGGGCCGCCGTTTACTGGTTCCACCATCACTTTCAGGTGGCGCTCTCCCACCAGTTTCTGTTGCAGAATACGGAAACGTCCGTCAAATGTCGGCTCAGGAAAAGACTGCCCCCACGGCCCCGCATCGCGCAGCATTTCCGCCGTGGACAGGCACAAATCGGGTAGCGCCAGTTCGCCGTCCGACCAGATAATCCCTTCCAGTTGGGACGCGTCCAGCCACTCGCCCACCAGTTCGCCAAAACGCAAGCGAAACTCATCAAACTGACTCTCCACCAGTGAAAGGCCCGCCGCCATGGCATGCCCGCCGAATTTCAGCATCAACCCCGGATACAGCGTATCCAGCCGCTCCAGCGCGTCGCGCAGATGCAATCCGGCAATCGACCGCCCGGATCCTTTCAGGATACCGTCGCCCGCAGGGGCAAAAGCGATCACCGGACGATGAAACCGCTCCTTAATCCGCGACGCCAGAATGCCCACCACGCCCTGATGCCATTCCGGGTGGTACATCGCCAGCCCATAGGGCAATTCAGCACGGCTGTGCTCCAACGATTCGCACAGACGCAGCGCTTCAACCTGCATTCCCTGCTCAATTTCACGGCGCGTTTGGTTCAGGGCATCCAGATCGTTCGCCAGCATACGCGCCTGCGTAATGTCGTCACTCAGCAGCAACGCCACGCCAATCGACATATCGTCAAGCCGTCCGGCGGCGTTCAGTCGCGGCCCAAGCGCGAAACCGAGATCGCTGGCGACCAGTTGGCCCGCATCGCGATTAGCCACTTCCAGCAGCGCGCGGATGCCGGGACGACACTTTCCGGCCCGAATACGGTTCAGCCCCTGCGCCACCAGAATGCGATTATTGGCGTCCAGCGGCACCACATCCGCCACCGTGCCCAACGCCACCAGATCCAGCAATTCGGCCAGATTGGGTTCGGTCAGCATATTTTGACTAAACCAGCCGCTTTCACGCAGCCGCGCCCGCAGCGCCATCATCAGGTAAAAGGCCACGCCAACTCCCGCCAGCGCTTTCGACGGGAAAGCGCAGTCGCGCAGGTTGGGATTAATCATGGCATCGGCGACGGGCAGCGTTTCTCCCGGCAGATGGTGGTCGGTAACCAGTACGGCAATACCGCGCCGGTGCGCTTCGTCCACGCCATCGAGAGAGGAAATACCGTTATCCACCGTGATGATGACCTCCGCCCCTAGCGCAGCCGCCTGCGCCACGACCTCCGGACTTAGCCCGTAGCCGTCATCAAAGCGGTTCGGCACCAAATACTTGACGTTGACGCCGCCCATACTGCGCAGCGCCAGCACCGTCAGCGCGGTACTGGTTGCGCCATCGGCGTCAAAATCGCCGACAATAACGATACGCCGCCGGTCCGCCAGCGCCTGTTGCAGAAAATCAACCGCTCGCTCAATACCATTCAGCAGCCGATAATCCAGTAAGCCGCGCAGGCTACGCTCCAGTTCCCGAGCGCCTTTAATGCCGCGTTGCGCATACAGACGACGCAACAGCGGCGGCATGGTCATCGGTAAATCAATATCTTCCGCCAGAGGACGCCGGCGGAGTTGAGTTATCAATTCCACGGCGTTATCAACCACCCGTCTTCATCGACGCCTTATGCGCATTCAACATCGCCAACATCTCTTTCGGCTCCTGATAGCCAGGCACCACCATGCCATCTTCCAACACAATCGCCGGAGTTCCTTTAACGCCGAACTGAATGCCAAGCTGGTAATGCGCATCAATGTTGGTTTTGCAGGTTGCCGGTGATATTTCATCCCCTTTCATGGCGTCATCAAACGCCTTGTTACGGTTGGCGACGCACCAGATGGACTGCATATCCTTCTCGGTCCGAGAATTCGTGCCCTGACGCGGGAATGCCAGATAGCGCACGGTAATGCCCAACGCGTTGTAATCTTTCATCTGCTCATGCAGCTTCTGGCAATAACCGCAGGTGATATCGGTAAACACGGTTATCACGTATTTTTCCTGCGCGGCTTTATAGACGATCATCTGATCCTGCAACGCGTCCATTTTTCCTTTCAGGATCTGATTCGTCACGTTCACCGGCACGTTGCCGCTAATGTCGTATAACGGCCCCTGGATAAGATGCTTGCCGTCCTCGCTGATATAAAATACGCCGCTATCCGTCAGCACGGTTTTCATACCGGCCAGCGGCGCGGGTTGAACCTCGGCATCCTGCATTCCCAGGCGGGCCATCGTTTGTTTGATCGCCGCATCATCGGCATGGGCAAAACCTGCCGCCGTTGCCGCCAATAGAGAAAGCAGTAGTAACCCTTTTTTCATTTCATCAATCCTGTTTCGATAAATACGCCGTGATAATCCGCGATGACCGGCGACTTGCCGTCTGCCGTTTATCAATCAATTCGTTACGCCCGTGGGTGATGACGCTGATGGAGCTGTTTCAGCCGTTCTGTCGCCACATGGGTGTAAATCTGCGTGGTGGAAAGATCGCTGTGCCCCAGTAACATCTGCACGACGCGTAAGTCCGCGCCGTGATTCAATAAATGAGTGGCAAATGCGTGACGCAGCACGTGCGGAGACAATTTTTCGCTATCGATCGACGCCAGAATCGCATAGTGCTTGATGCGATGCCAGAAAGTCTGACGCGTCATCTGTTGCGCCCGGCTGCTGGGGAACAATACATCCAGCGTTTGCCCATTGAGCAACCACGGCCGTCCGTATTCCAGATACTGTTCGATCCAATACACGGCTTCTTCGCCCAGCGGCACCAGACGTTCCTTATTTCCTTTCCCGATCACCCGCACCACGCCCTGCCGCAGGCTGACGTCGCTAAGCGTCAGCCCCACCAGTTCAGAGACGCGCAGCCCGGTGGCATACAATACCTCAAGCATGGCTTTATCGCGCAATTCCAGCGGTTGATCAACGCTGGGCGCGTTAAGCAACGCATCGACCTGGGCTTCGCTCAAATCTTTCGGTAAACGCTGCGGCAACTTCGGGGACGACAATATGGCGCTGGGATCGTCGCTGCGGATCTTTTCCCGGTAAAGATACTGGAACAAGCGGCGCATGGCACTCAGTAAACGCGCCGAGCTGGTCGCCTTGTAACCGCCCTCAATGCGCTCAGCCAGAAAAGATTGCAGCTCGACGGCCTGCGCCCGCAGCAGATCGCCATCGTGGTGCGCCAGCCACTCGGCCAGAGTACGTAAATCCAGCCGGTAAGAGGCCAGCGTATTTTCCGCCAGATTGCGCTCCAGCCACAGTGCATCCAGAAACTGCTCGATAAATGCCTGATCCTGCGCGTGCATCGCGGTATCCCCTTTCACATGAGCTCCTATTATGCCTGAGCGACTCGTTAACCGGCTAATGGTCATTACATCCGCCGTCTTGCAAATGACAGGGGTATTGAATATCAATTTGCTGCCATATTGCTGCAAATTGAAAGATGATGGGGATAATAATCGCAGAAATTGTCAGATCTCACATATTCCGTCATTCTTCACCTCGTCATAACATTCTCCGGTATAAACATCATACGATAAGATTATATTTTACATATGCCGTATATGCCGGAATAGCCTCCAGACGCGGGTTTTCTCCGTGTCATCCCCCCTACGGAATCTCCGTTGAAAAGCACTTTTCTCTATGCATAGAATAGTCGTTCGTGTTGTTAAAAAAGTTGAATCACCATGCAAGCTACCATCACTCCCACTATCGACGTAGAGGCGGACTCGCCACCGGTAAATTCCAGAAGTAAAGTTATTATTGCCTCTCTAGTGGGAACCGCTATTGAATTTTTTGATTTTTATATTTATGCCACTGCCGCCGTGCTGGTATTTCCCCACATTTTCTTCCCGCAGGGCGATCCGGCGGCGGCGACGCTACAGTCGTTAGCCACCTTTGCCATCGCCTTCATCGCGCGCCCAATCGGTTCAGCGCTATTCGGACATTTCGGCGACCGCGTCGGCCGTAAAGTTACGCTGGTGGCATCCTTGCTGACCATGGGTATTTCCACGGTGGTAATCGGCCTATTGCCCAGCTATGAGACCATTGGCATCTTCGCGCCGATGCTGCTGGCGCTGGCTCGTTTCGGTCAAGGTTTGGGATTGGGCGGCGAATGGGGCGGCGCGGCGCTGTTGGCCACTGAAAACGCGCCGGCACACAAACGCGCGTTGTACGGTTCATTCCCTCAGCTTGGCGCGCCGATCGGCTTCTTCTTTGCCAACGGCACCTTTCTGCTGCTCTCCTGGTTGCTGACCGACGAGCAATTCATGCAGTGGGGCTGGCGCGTACCGTTCATTTTCTCCGCCGTACTGGTGTTAATCGGCCTGTATGTGCGCGTATCCCTGCACGAAACCCCGGTATTCGCCAAGGCGGCCAAAGCCGGCAAGCAGGTACGCGTGCCAATCGGCACCCTGTTCAGCAAACATATGAAAGTCACCATTTTGGGGACCTTCATCATGCTGGCGACCTATACGCTGTTCTACATCATGACCGTCTACTCGATGACGTACGGCACCACGCCCGCGCCGAGAGGGCTGGGCTTCTCCCGCAATACGTTCCTGTGGATGCTGATGATCGCCGTTATTGCTTTCGCCATTATTATCCCGCTGGCGGGCTATCTGGCTGATATCTTCGGACGGCGCAGAACCATGATTGTCGTCACCTGCCTGATGCTGGTATTCGCCATGGTGTTCCCGTCCATGCTCGGTTCCGGCAACCCGGCCATCGTAATGGCCTTCCTGATTTGCGGCATGGGCATGATGGGACTGACCTTCGGCCCGATGGGCGCGCTGCTGCCGGAACTGTTCCCGACGGAAGTCCGTTATACCGGGGCATCGTTCTCTTATAACGTGTCATCCATTCTGGGGGCATCGGTCGCGCCGTACATCGCCACCTGGCTGACGGTGACTTACGGTCTGTTCTATGTGGGAATCTATCTGGCGGCCATGGCGTCGCTGACGCTCATCGCATTGTTGTTGAGTAAAGAAACCCGTCATCAGTCTCTTGGCTAAGTCAGTACCGTGCAGTGAAGGCTTCGGCCTTCACTGCCGTTTTCCTTCCTCTGCCTGCTATTTCCAATATACTGGCGTAACAGATTCGGTTAGGCTAACCCTCTGCGTTCAAAGCCGTCACACCCGGTGTGATATCAGCTTACGACACCATCACTTACATTGATCTAACGCGACTTCTCTATTGCATATGAAAATAGGTCTATTTTACGGTTCAAGCACCTGCTACACCGAAATGGCGGCAGAAAAAATCCGCGATATTCTGGGTGAAGATCTGGTCGATCTGCACAACGTCAAGGATGTCGATCCACAACGGATGGAAGAGTACGAAATACTGATTTTGGGTATTCCAACCTGGGATTTCGGCGAAATTCAGGAAGACTGGGAGAGCATCTGGCAACAACTGCCCACCTTGGATCTGAAAGGCAAAATTGTGGCGCTGTATGGCATGGGCGATCAGTTGGGATACGGCGAGTGGTTCCTTGATGCGCTGGGGATGCTGCACGACCAACTGCTGCCGCTGGGCGTGAAATTTATCGGCTATTGGCCGACCGAAGGCTACGAGTTTACCAGCCCGAAACCGCTGGCGGCCGACGGCAAACACTTTGTCGGGCTGGCGCTGGATGAGGTCAATCAGTACGATCTTAGCGACGACCGTATTGAACAGTGGTGCGGACAGATTTTGCAGGAAATGCAAGCGCTGCTGTAAGCGCCCGCCCATGGCGCATACGCCATCATATTTCCGCGCCAACACCCCGGGCCGCCGGATAAGCGGCCCTCGCCGGTACAAACGGCGGGAAGACTCAGCGCTTCTTCTGTAGCCACCATCTTGCGCGAGCCGGCGTATCAA
This window of the Brenneria goodwinii genome carries:
- the pxpB gene encoding 5-oxoprolinase subunit PxpB, whose amino-acid sequence is MNTFSAEDCVLEPVGERCVLIRIGERLDEEVIAWVHAITARVAAAALPGVEEVVPAFTTVAVQYRPEVFDGAQGLPSAQLMTLLRGLLREELTTMQMTARQIEIPACYGGEFGPDLEAVARFAGISAKEVVALHSSREMTVYAFFFSPGNSFSGPMDACLGIGRRATPRTCVEAGSVAIANGLTSIYQNASPGGWQVIARTPWNMFDLTNDPPVRLRLGDRIRFRPVSAEEFVTLLEPRP
- a CDS encoding pyridoxal phosphate-dependent aminotransferase is translated as MSRAEKKFCAILSDRVKNASPSATVAITEVARRLAAEGRTIISLSVGELDFDTPAHIQHAAIRGMNEGHTRYTNVGGTPSLKAAIARKFTRDNALGYKPAEIIAATGAKQILFNALLATLNPGDEVIVVAPYWVSYSEMVKIAGGVPVQVTPEEATQFKLTPSLLAAAVTPSSRWLILNAPCNPSGALYTADELRALADVVCRHPAMMVMADDIYEEIVFEGEFVSFAQAAPDMRDRTLTINGVSKTYAMTGWRLGYAGGPEWLIKAMALLQSQSTSNPSSISQVAAQAALDGPQDFLDDWRARLRVRRDLALRILRRAAPVLRVPEAPQGAFYLYVNCAGAIGMKTPAGEIIANDEDMTRYLLERVGVAVVPGTAFGLAPYLRVSYALADDRLERACELIVEACTALVRD
- a CDS encoding GntR family transcriptional regulator, coding for MEHKEIPEEVDVDAGENNATKGLGNQVYDELVALILSRKLRQGEQIQERALALRLNVSRTPLREAMHRLEGERVLERNSSNRLFVRLVSIQEIMEILHVRRMLEADAATRATGHIPQTRLLALRERIEALTAAADPTPADFYEVDTSLHELILEYCENTLLASIIADLRLKTRMFSPKHLEKARGPAVCEEHLAIVDALIRSDSAAAAAETIRHINNIRQSIIDKLSAV
- a CDS encoding Ppx/GppA phosphatase family protein, producing MKKRLIGIVGLVLLTSAFSAAASNCIETRAGIDMGSGSTKIQVAQVDICRQILGKMLYEDQRPIAFNADLSKSADNQLSTAIQQQGLAALNELVTKARTFHPQRISGVATAVFRSAANGQQVIDYFNQQANITLKIISQQQEAELGFLSAKAALRDESLNNNDLLVWDIGGGSMQMTALRQQNGQTVTDTYQGKLASVTLKDFITGVLQNKDYTADSTPNPIGSLRNTVLRYVSFYARTHVSPQIKEDVKTRRVIGIGGVHGFSIKAQIKPAANTYTLAELDRISKNQVWKGDSELVGDYRNTDVSNLLLVEGFMQALGISQVTIVKANLIQGILLQ
- the lysS gene encoding lysine--tRNA ligase; this translates as MAESQSQGADQAQELNNELKSRREKLAALREHGIAFPNDFRRNSTSDVLHAEYDGKENEELEALDIEVTVAGRMMTRRIMGKASFVTLQDVGGRIQLYVSRDDLAEGIYNEQFKKWDLGDILGARGKLFKTKTGELSVHCTELRLLTKALRPLPDKFHGLADQETRYRQRYLDLIANEESRHTFRIRSQVMAAIRRFMVDHGFMEVETPMMQVIPGGAAARPFVTHHNALDIDMYLRIAPELYLKRLVVGGFERVFEINRNFRNEGISPRHNPEFTMMELYMAYADYKDLIVLTENLFRTLTQDVLGTTTIEYGDQTFDFGKPFEKLTMREAICKYRPETDVADLDDLDKATAIAQSLGIKIEKSWGLGRIVTEIFEETAESNLIQPTFITEYPAEVSPLARRNDLNPEITDRFEFFIGGREIGNGFSELNDAEDQAERFAQQVSAKDAGDDEAMFYDEDYVTALEHGLPPTAGLGIGIDRMIMLFTNSHTIRDVILFPAMRPQK
- the prfB gene encoding peptide chain release factor 2 (programmed frameshift) — protein: MFEINPVKNRIQDLSERTAVLRGYLDYDAKKERLEEVNAELEQPDVWNDPERAQTLGKERSSLEAIVDTIDQMTQGLEDVAGLLELAVEEDDEDTFNETSAELDTLEKKLELLEFRRMFSGEYDSADCYLDIQAGSGGTEAQDWASMLLRMYLRWAEAKGFKTEVIEESDGEVAGIKSATIKIMGDYAFGWLRTETGVHRLVRKSPFDSGGRRHTSFSSAFVYPEVDDDIDIEINPADLRIDVYRASGAGGQHVNRTESAVRITHIPTNIVTQCQNDRSQHKNKDQAMKQLKAKLYEFEMQKKNAEKQAMEDTKSDIGWGSQIRSYVLDDSRIKDLRTGVETRNTQSVLDGDLDKFIEASLKAGL